The genomic window CCCAAGGTGGTTACCCGCATGCCGAACCCTGATCTGCCCCAGAACGCGTTGGAAGAAGCCTCGCTCACGAATTACCTGCGTGACACTTTGAACGATCCGAAAATCAAGTTGGGTGCAGTGGTCATCAGTGACGAACAACTCTCCGGCTGGCGGGCAACGTACCCGACGAAAGAGAGTCAGCTCAAGCAAGTGCGGGCCGTGGTGTTCAAGGGACGAGCAGCGTGAATCCCCCGACTGTGTCGCACAGCCCTATCGCAGACCGCGCCAAAGCCATGCTAGGAGACCGTCGGCTGAACCGAGTCGTCGATTCCCGCTTGGAAGCAGGCGTGGCCACCTACGGCCAGCCCATCGATGCGTGGTCAGGCAGCAAGCGCCGGGCCGCCGTGATGCGGTTGCAGGAGCTGCTGGACGCCATCAATTACGCGCTGTTCGAGGGCGACACGATGGCAGCACAGGCCGACGCCGCGCAGGTTCGGCGCATTCTGCTGCGCTACCCGGATTTGGCGGTGGAAGAGATGGTGGCACGGGAGCCAGAAGTGGAGGCGGGGCCAACGGAGGCCGAACAGCTGCGCAAGATTATGGATGACGCCATGAACCTGTGGCGCGAGATTGGGAATCCGATGCTGTTGGCTGCGGCAAAAGAGTTGCAACAAGGACTTGATGGCCTCAAGCCCGCAGAGGCCCGCCCATGAACCGCAAGCAGCGCCGGGCTTCTGGGACGCCCAGTTACGTGCCCGGCCCCCCGTCCGGTGAGGCCCGTGATCTCCGGATCGTATATGGGGCAGGCTGCACCTACTGGGGCGACATCTACAGCATTCAGACGCTGCCGTTGGGCGGCCACCGGATGCCTGCCTGCCCCCATTGCCGCGGCATGCTGTATGAGCAGGAGAGCGAAGCCGCGTGGATGGAGCGCGTGACCGCTTTCGCAGAGCAAACGAACGATTCCCAATACGTGGCGTTCATGCGCTGGAACAAGGGCCGCGCGTGTCTGAGCTTGCGTCCAGAGCAAGGCGGCGATACTGCCTTTGAACGTCTGCGGGCGCAGTTTGATGCCGAGGCCCGCTCGTGAGCCGCCCCAGCGCCTATTTAGCTGGCCCGATTGCCGGTTGCTCCTACGCTGGGGCCACCGACTGGCGCCTGGCTGCCCAGTCTGACCTGGCGCGGCTGGGCATCACGGCCTACTCGCCCCTGCGCTGCAAAACCCACCTCAGCGGCGTGGCGGTGCTCGACAGCGGCCACAACCCAGAGCATCCCCTGTGCTCCCCGCAGGCCATCTTTGCCCGCGACCGCTTTGACGTCGAGCGCGTGGACGCCCTGTTCGTCAACCTGCTGGGAGCCACCCACGTCAGTATCGGCACGGTCATGGAGATCGCGTGGGCGCACGTCTGGCGCAAGCCCGTTGTCGTGGTCATGGAGCCGAGCGGCAACGTGCACGACGGACACGCCATGTTGATGCAGTGCTGGGGCTTCCGCGCCGAAACCGTGGAGACAGGCCTGGAGTTGTTGGCCGCCATCTTGTTGCCGGATGCCCAGCGAGAATCTGAGCCGATTGAACCAGCTCCAGCTTTGCCCGAACTCGTGGAACCTGCCCAGCGGTATGCCGAGCGCAACGGCGTCATGCTGCCCGTTTTGGTCGTGACCCCGCAGGAATTCAAGGCCTTGCTGGAGTACAGCCACACGATCCCTACTGGGAAGGTCATCGGCAAGCGGTGGAAGGCCTATCAGCGGAAGTACAAAAACGATCCCGCAGAGGTAGCCGACCTCAACAATTGGGCCATTGGCGAGTACACCCGTGAGTCGGAGACCCATCCCGGCATGATCGACATGACCTGGTACGCGCCGGAATATTCCGCCGAGGCCAGCGCATGACCATACAAACGGTGGAGTTGAATCGGCCTGACGATAGCAAGACGGTCACACGGCAGTGCGGCAAATGCGAAGTGACTTGGACAGGCACAGACCAGCACTTTGCGCTTGAAGGCTGGGGCCTGTTGCGCCGCCGCCTACTTTGCCCTCTCTGCCTGCCCAAGAAATATAGGAGCAACAGATGACTGACCCAACGCTGAGCACAGAGCAGATTCAGGCCCTGCTGGACAAATCCAGGGGTAGCCACTGGTACTTCCAGCTGGGCTGGGGCATCCAGTATTCGAACGAGGGTGGTCTGGGCCTGTTGGTTCCCGATGGGCATGAGGGCGCGGCCACAGTTGCGGAGATGGATTTAATGGCGGCCTCGCAGCAGATTGCCCGCCAGTACGTTGCCGTCGTGCCTGAGCGTGACGCCCTGCGGGCCGCGTTGACTGAGCTGGTCGAACTCAAGACCCTGAAAGACCGTCTAGGGCATGGCGATTTCTTGGAGTACCAGAACCGCAAACCCACTGCGTGGGCGCGGGCACAAGCTCTGGTGGGGCTAGGGAGCGAAGGGTGAGCGACCGTCAGAACGTCACCGACAGAGAGACTGCACAAGTCCTAAATGAAACTCAGCAGGATTCTGTGCGCTGGATGGGTACGGAGCAGGTTGTATGCGTCGTTAAATCCCTGCAAGCGGAGCGAGACCAGGCGCAGGCGGAAGTACTGAGGCTGCGAGAAGCCGTACAGGCTGCCATTCAATGCGAACAGGATGTTCTAGACGTGTATGGACGCTCTGCACCCCTACAGCTGTTGGATTTAGCCGTTGCAGACCTAAAGCGCGACAGCTTACCGAAACTTAGAGCCGCTCTCGCCCCCGCTGAGGCCCGCTCGTGACCGTTACCGTGCTGGATGAGGCGCGGGTGCGGGGATTTCTGGAAGGGATAGAGAAAGCCGACGTGCAACTGGGGCAGATAGAAACACTGGTGACAAGCAAGCCATTTGACACCTTCTCTGTGGATGATTTACAGCGCTACCGTAGTGCGATCAAAGCCAGCAGAGAGGCACGCGAGGAAGTAGATGCCTATGGTGAAGATCTTGCCCACACCGCTCTCTCCCTCTTTGCCGCGAACACTGCCCTGGAGGCCCGTTGTCAGGCGGCTGAGGCGCGGGCTGAAGCTTTAGAAGGGGCAGCCAAAACCTTGCACGGCTACTCACGGCGCTACTGCGATGGCCGGAGTACCTACGCGCCCAACGATCACAACACGGCCACGCACACCCTGCTGTCGCTTGGTGTGGAGTTGGATGCTGACCCGATCAGCAAGACCGGGCCGTTTGCCAGTGATGGCATGTTTGGTCTGATGGCGCGGGAAGTGGAAGCACTCAATCAGGCTCAGGCGGGGGCGCACGAGGGCGGGACGGGATGAGTGGGCTCTGTGACGGCATTAAACGCTATGAGCCAACCAAAAAGGCCAGCCCTGAATTGCGCCAGTACATGCGCGATCGGCTGTTCAACCCCGGCCCACTGACTGATGAAGAATTAGTCGATTTCGCCGCGTACCTCGAAAAACAGGGTGTGGCTGTGCATTGGGTACGGCTGGATGGTTTCAGCAGTGATCGCGACCTGTGCCCTTATAGCTGGGCGTGGCGTGAGGCGCGGGGCGAGATCAAAGAGCGGCTGCCAGCGCCAGCCGAGGCCGGGTGAGGCGATGAGCACCTTTGATCATATTCAGACATACGAGGAACTCAACGCCCTCTTCCCGCGCCGCTGTGCCTGTGGCGCAACACCTGAAACCACCTCTATTTCCAGTCGGTTTGCGCTGGATCGTCAGACGTTTTACGCCTGTGATGCCTGCCATGTTCAACGGGAAGGCGCAACGGTGCGGGCACTCGGCCTTGAGCCTGCCGCTATGTTTCCTGCCGCACCTGAACCGTGCGGCGTCTGCGGAGAACACACAAAGAATTCGTACTTTGTTCGCGCCCTCGCTGCCTCAGTCCGGGTGTGTTTTGACTGCGAGTACCGCTGCATTCGGGACGCCTGCATTCCGACAACGATTGCAGGCTTGATTCCTGCCCCGCCTGCTGCGCTGCATAAACGTGTTGGACAGATCGTTCTCAGGCAAGCAATGGCCCGCCAAGCCCTAGCTGAGAGCGCCCGCATGGGCGAAGGAGAGACGACGCCATGACTAGTGATTTACGAATGGACTCCGAAGTGAAGGACGGCCGCATGGTGCAGGTTCCCCGCGAGGTACTGAGCAGGATTGTTTCTGATCCTTACTACTACCGCGAAACCGAACGTGATGAAGGTGAATTGGACGAAAGTTTGTGCTTCGGATGCAGTGCACACGAACATGAACCCCATAACCCAGAGTGTCCAATGGTGGAATTACAAGCTGCCCTCGCCACAGAGCAAGAATGCGGAACAGCCACCGTCGAAGTCGGGCAAGGTTTCTATTTCGGTGGGAAGACGCTGATCCTGCGGGACATCAATGAGGATATGGCGGTTGCCACTTTTGACTATGCCCCGCGTGATGAGGCGGGCACTCTCCGCACTCTTGCTGCTGCCTCCAGCCCGGCGCCTGCCCCGGCTGAAGCTGAGAGCAGGGAAGAAGTGGATGCCCTGATTGGCAGGCTGACGAGATATGTAGCCCCGGATTGGGAACGCTTGAACGGGGAAGAGCGGAGGCTCTATGGCACGTTGTTCAGCTGCGCCAGAGCCTACCGGGACGCGCTAATTGAAGTCGCCAATCTTGCTAGCACGCGGGCCAGTTACTTACAGGCGTTTGCTGCTTGCCGCGCCCTAGCCCCCGCT from Deinococcus sp. QL22 includes these protein-coding regions:
- a CDS encoding nucleoside 2-deoxyribosyltransferase domain-containing protein; translated protein: MSRPSAYLAGPIAGCSYAGATDWRLAAQSDLARLGITAYSPLRCKTHLSGVAVLDSGHNPEHPLCSPQAIFARDRFDVERVDALFVNLLGATHVSIGTVMEIAWAHVWRKPVVVVMEPSGNVHDGHAMLMQCWGFRAETVETGLELLAAILLPDAQRESEPIEPAPALPELVEPAQRYAERNGVMLPVLVVTPQEFKALLEYSHTIPTGKVIGKRWKAYQRKYKNDPAEVADLNNWAIGEYTRESETHPGMIDMTWYAPEYSAEASA